The following nucleotide sequence is from Kiritimatiella glycovorans.
ATGACCTCCGGGAAACGGTCGTAGTGACCGGTCTCATGCAGCGCACGAATCAGGTAGTAACAGCCGAAAAAGGAAGCGGGGTCCAGGGAGTCGTCTGCGAGCATGCGATCCACCACCGTCTCCCGCATCGCTTCGGGAACCGCGCCGGCCAGCAGTGCCCAGGCCTGGCCGTACCGGCTCGCGTCCGGTCCGCCGGGGCAGTCCTCGTAGACCCCGCGGTCGGCGTTCCAGAACAAATCATACACGGCGCCGGCGAGGTCTTCCGAACGACGATCGAGCGCATCGGCCCGCTCCGTTTCTCCGACCGCCCGTTCCAGGTCGGCCATCACGCGCAGGGTGTAGACGTACTGGCTGCTGATGATACACGTCGGGCCGCGGTCCCAGCCGGGCGGCTGTCCGCGATCCCAGCGCGGCGACCAGTCCACGATATTCCAGTGCGGGAGCCGCGACGGCAGACCGCGGTCGTCCGTGTGCCGTCCGAACCAGTCCATGATGGACCGCATCGCCGGCATGAGTTCGCGGATCGTGTCCGCATCCCCCGACCACTCGTAATAGTCGCCCGCCATCATGACGGTGTGGAGGCTCCACGACGGGATCACGACCGGGAGCGTGGAGGGATAGCGGCACTGGGTGATGCCCTCGGCCGTAATCGACCAGGCAAAGTGGTGCAGCGCCTGGCGGCTGAGATCCGTCTTGCCGCCCGCCAGCATGTTGATCCGCGAGGTGATCACGTTATCGCCGGGATACTGCATCTGTTCGTAATACGGACAGTCCTCGAACGTTTCATGCGCACACAGGCGGAAGGTTCGCCAGCTTATGTCCGCCATCCGGTTGAATCGCTCGTCCGAACAGGTGAACGACCAGGCCTCGTCTTCGAACGGGTGAGCGCAGAAACGGTACCGCAGCCCCCCCATCGTCACGGGCTCCCCGCCCGTCTTCAGCGTCAGTTCGAGAAACTGGAAGGTGCGCCAGTGGAACGGCTCCCACCTCCGGGCCGCGCCATCCAGCGTGATCTCGTCGTACCACCCCGTCATCGTTCCGCGGTGATCGAACGTCCATCCCGTGGTCTCGTCGGCGTATCCGGTCGAGACGCCGGACATATCGACGGGCCGGCCGAGAATATTCGCGCCGGGCGTGGACCACGGCAGGCGCAGCGCCTCCGCATAGCGCAGGCGGACCGACGCCCCCTGCCCTCCCTCCGTCTCCAGCACCGGATACCCGGTCTGCAACGCGCCGGCGTCGAAGAGCACGGTGACCTCGCTGCGGGCGGGCACTTCCAGGGCCTCGCCCCCGGCGAACCGCCGCCAGGCCTCATCCGGCTCCTCACCGCCCGGGAGAAAAACCTCGCCCGGCAGCCGCGGATCGCTCTCGAACATCGGCGCGGTCATTTCGGGAAGCAGCCCATAGGGCGAAGGCGCATCGCGCCGGTCGTCGAAGCGGGTGCCCGGATAGAGTTCACGCGCCGCGGCCCACTCGCCGTCGTCGAAGGAAGGCTGCGCCCAGCCCGCGGGTTCGGCACGGGCGTCGAAGCGCTCGAAATAGCCGACAAAACCGCCGTAAGGACACCCTTCGTTATGAAAGCTGAAGGCGCGATCGATATCCACCTTCCATTGCGCATCCGTATCGAGCCGCTCGATGTCCGCTCCGGATTCATCCGTGACCGCGCCTTCGAGGATCAGTCCTCCGGCGAAACTCATCACCGAACATGGCGCACCCAGCTCGGGCGGCCAGCAACGAACCGGCGACATATCCATGACCAGCGCGGCGATCACATTTCGCCCGGGCCGCAGGTGCGGGGTCAGGTCGAGTTCGCGATAGCACTGGTGAACCACGTCGCCCTTTGCCGGCCCGCGGTCGACGGAGACGCCGTTGCAGTAGAGCCGGTAGCGGCTGTCAGCCGAGATCGCCGCCGCGCAGCGTTTACCCTCGACCGACTCCAGCTCAAACGTGCGGCGGAAGCGCCGCACCTCGTAGTGCGACGGCGATCCCTTTTCGGGGCGTTCGTGAATGCCTTCCCGCGACCAGATCCACTGCGCGCGCCCGCTTCTGAAACACTCCCCCGCTGAATCTGCTCCGCCCATGTATTCCGTGACCCTCCGTGTTCGCTGCGCTTCGTGCGCAGACGGCAGGCGATCATCCACGACCCGCAGCTCCAGATCCATATCGGATTTCATATTTCGGCTAATGGTTTAGAGGCAATCAGCTATCCGGGAATAAAGAGGGAACTACCGGAATTTTAGTCCGCAAGGTATCATTTAAGGGCGCGATCTCCGGGCGCGCCGGCTTTGCGGACGGCCCGGAGGTCCGTCCCTACCTTCACGCACGGGTTCGGCTTGCGTCTCTCGGGTAGGGCGCGATCTCCGGACGCGCCGGGTCGGACAGATTTCCATAAAAATCTACTCAAGGACCAGAAAAGACTCGTCTGAGTCGGAAATAAACTCTTTGATCGCGTGTTCATGCGCAATCATTCGATCCAAAATCGTATTTGTGGAACAATTGCCGAAACGAACATGTACTACCTTGGGCGGATGCCCTTGCACCATCGAAAGATGCACGAAATCCGAATCCTTTGAGACGATGGTAAACCCATTCTTTGCCGCAAAGACCCAAATCGATTCATCCATTTCGCGCACAAGAGCAAAGTCCCTGATATGCTTCGATCCGGGAAATGAAACCGTCAACCGCTGCACCAGCTTGAATGACAGGTTCTGGTCAAACAGCAGCTTCATGCCACCGCCGCAACCAGTCGCTTTTCCCTTGCCGCCGCGAAGGCCAGACACGCGCGTATATCTTCTTCCGTAAGCTCAGGGAAGTCGTTCAGAATCTCCTGAACGGTCATCCCGGAAGCAAGGTACTCCAGAACGTCTGTCACCGTAATCCGCATGCCACGGATACAAGGCTTACCACAGCGTTTGCCGGTTTCTATGGTGATGATCTTCGTATAATCCATATCGTAAATTCTACCTCGGCGACACCCCTGCGCGCAATCCCATTTTACGACCGCGGCGCAGCGGACAGGTCCTCTCCGCCCCACCCCCGGCCAGTATCCAGATCCCGTTCCACGCCATGGGCTACCGATCTGCCGAGCTGACGAGTACGAATTATGTTCACCCTTGCCCCCCGAACCCACCTTCATGCTCTTGATGGTGAACCCCGATCCCGGCAGCGAGCATTTCCATAACCGTACGGCCCTGAACTCTTGACTTGAGCTGTGGAAATACAGTGGGTAGTTTCACGGTTTGAGCACATTACCTGCGGGCGGGGGACAGCATGCCGGGAACGAGAAAGGTGGCGGTGGTAGTGCCGTGGCACGGCTACGGAGCCCGGGTACTGGCCGGGATTTCGCGGTTCGCCCGGCAGCATCCCCAATGGGTGCTGCACCTCGTGCAGTCCGATTCGCCCGTCCTGTACGACGATCTCAAGGAATGGCAGCCGGACGGGATCATCTCGAGCCTGCTCGATACGGCCGACCCCGTGGAGATCCCTCATTACCGGCGTCCCTGGGTATGCATTCTGGCCCGGCCGGACGACCGGCGGCGGCCGTTTGTGACCATTGATGAAGACGCGGTGGGGAGAATGGCGGCGGAGTATTTCGCCGAGCGCGGGCTCCGGTCGTTCGCGTTCATCGGCAACCGGGAGCATGAGTTCTCCATCCAGCGTGCGGAGGCCTTCGAACACGCGCTCAATGAACAGGGATATGCGTGTGATACCTTTCTCTACCGCACCCGCTTCTACAGTCAGACCCGCCGGGAGCGGGTGAACATCGATCGGCGCAAACGTAAGTGGCTCGAACAAATGGAGAAACCAGCCGCGGTTTTCGCCTGCAATGACTGGGAGGCCTTTCAGTTCATCCAGTTCTGCCGGCAGCAGGAATACCGCGTTCCGGAAGAATTCGCCGTCCTCGGCGCGGGAAACGACGAGATGCTCTGCCACGTCTGCAATCCCCCGATGTCGAGCGTCCGCATCCCCTTCGAGCGTGTAGGGTACGAGGCGGCGGAACTGCTCGACCAGCGACTCGATCAAAGAAAGCAGGAACAGCGCGGTCACGAGCTTCCGCCGATGGGACTGGTCAGCCGGCAGTCCACCGACGTCTTCCGTGTGGGGGACGCCGTGGTGGCCAAGGCGCTCGATTTCATCCGGGAACACCTCACCGAACCGATCAAGGTCGAGGATCTCCTGCGTCACGTCTTTGTGTCCCGCACCCTGCTTGAACGCAAATTCAAGACCGAGCTGGGCCGCACCCCGCTCGTCGAGATCCGCCGACAGCGGATCGTGCGCGCCCGGCAGCTTCTCGCGGACACCGACGAATCGATCCTGGAAATCGCCGAGAAGTGCGGCTTCAGCAGCGATATCCGCCTCAGCACCGTCTTCAAAGAGATCACCGGCCAGTCCCCCTCCCAGTACCGGCGGCGCGTCCGCGTCACGTAGCATCGCTGAAAGCCGTCCACGGGAGAAGAGGACCAGTAGAGTAGAGAGGGAGCCACGGGATGAGAGGCGTATAGCCAATGACCGCGGACTGCCCTCCCCCTCGTCGAACCGGACATGCGGATTTCCCGCATCCGGCTCTCGCGGAAGGCATTTGTTGGATGGTTTCACAGGTAGATCAGTCCCATGTTCTTGAAATGCGCGTAGTAGCTCATACCTTCAGGGGGCCAGTAGCCGCGCTGACTGCGTCGTTTCGCATGTCGCGTGAGACGCTGTCGCACGTATCCATTGACGTGGCGGAATGCCACACGCGGATAACCCAGCGAAAAGTAGTTTGCCCATCCTCGCATTTGCATGTTGAGTTCGTCGATCACCGTCGGCAGAGGTTTGAAGCATTGTTCCGGTCCGGTCATCTCCCGAAGCCGATCACGTTCCCGTTGGAGCGCTTTCCGCGACGGTGTCAGGTTCCAGTACCGGCACGGGCGTCCGCCGAGGTCCCGGTCATAGCGGAAGCTATATCCGAGAAAGTCCAGCGTCTGCCCCGGTTCCCGAGCATCGAGTATCCGGGTCTTGTCCCGGTTGATCTTCAGCCCGAGCCACCCTTCTATCTTGGCTTCGATGAACGCTTCGAGTTGCGGACCGATATACCGGGCGAGGACCACGAAGTCATCGGCGTACCTCACCAGTTTGGCCTTCGCCCACCGTGCCGGTCCGTCTTTGCGGTAAAACACCGCATCGAACCAGTGCAGATAGATGTTGGCCAGAAGCGGCGAAATGACCCCGCCTTGCGGCGTGCCCTTGTCGTTGCGCTTCACGGTCGGCGGTTTGCCTTTCTCCGTTTCCTCTACCGGCGCTTTCAGCCACATTCGGATCAGCTTCAGCACGGACCGGTCGGTGACACGCATCTGCACACAAGCGATGAGCTTGTCGTGTGGAATACTGTCGAAATAGCCGGCCAGATCCGCATCATACACCGCACACCGCCCTTGCCGGAGCTCCTGCCCAATCGCCTTCAACGCATCATGCGCCGAGCGCTCAGGCCGGAACCCATGGGAGCAGTCCTTGAAGTCAGCTTCAAAGATCGGTTCCAATATCAGAACCGTAGCGGTCTGCACGACCCGATCCCGCACCGAGGGTATTCCCAAGGGACGGAGTTTCCCGTTCACCTTCTGGATGTAGACCCGCCGCACTTTTCCAGCACGGTAGGTTCGATCCTTCAGGCTGCGTTCAATATCCGCCAAGAAGGCTTCGACTCCTCCTTGACTCTGTTCGATGTCCTCGATGGTCACACCATCGGGGCCTTCTTTTCCGCCGTTAGCGCGTACATGTTTCCATGCCGCCAGCAGAGTGTCGGCCCGGCCAATGTGGCCATAGAGACTGTAGAAGCGAAACCGCTTCTCCTGTTTGGCCTTCTGACTCAGCTTCTGTCTCAGCGCGGCGAGTTTCGGCGGCAAGAGTCTGTCGTCAATGCGATAGTACTCCGTCGCTTCTTCTGTCATAGGTTTCACCAATCAGTCCCCCGCGCTTCTTACTCAGCTCGTCTTCCGCCGAGACCCCTTCGCTCCACGGGCATTACCCCGCTTCATCACTACTACGAGCCTCTCCGACTCCCGCACGCGATCACCCCCGAGGTTATTGATTCCCCCACGGGCTTGTCGGCTTACCCGACATCACGGCGGGCCTCCCAAGTTCCTGGCTGTTCTTTCTGCGCGCGCCGTCTCTTGTTACCCCGGAGGGCCTTGCCGGTGCATATGACCGTTCCTTCCCGACAAGTGCTGGCTTCATCATATCCGATAGGCTGGCCGCCCTCGACTTGTGTAACGAGGCTGAATCAAGTTCGCTTTCGCTACGGCTCGCGCGTTCGCCTTCCCAGGCTTCGACGCCGGGGTTACCCCCGATCACCGCTGGGTCGGCTACATGTGCAACGATCAATTCACACGACTGACTCCTTTCATTCAGTTAGAAACAGCCAAGCTTTGCTTGGCGCACCGAAGGGCACGGATAATGGGTGAACAGGACTCCGACTCGCTCTGTTATTGAATCGCGCAAAGACGCCGGGCTCGCAGAGGAGTGGAATCGGAAACGTGAACGGGGCGGGGCAGGATCTTATCCGTCGTGTAATCCGTGGTCCTCTTTTTCCTCTGACCACAGTCCGGCCATACCGTGGTATCCGTCGTTCAGCGTTCGGAGCACCTTTCCCCGCGAGTGGAATTTATTAACCCAAACACGCATATGCATATAGCGGCGCCGCGAGTCTCCACGTATCGTGTACGGTGCACTCTTTATGCCGGAACCGGATCGGGAGCGTATGACGGACGGAGAAAAAGACATCGCGGCCTCGGCGGACGCGGCGGGCTGGACAATCGAAGAGCACTCGTACCACCCGGCCCGTGAACCGCTCGGCGGGACGCAGTACTGCATCGGCAACGGCTACATGGGCCTGCGCGGGAGTTACGAGGAACTGGGCACGAAGGACGTCCAGGGGCTCTTCGTGGCCGGGGTCTTCCATCGTCGCCTGCGTAAGCAGTTCTGTCGCGCCGATACCTTCTGCCGCAAGCAATACATCTTCGACGAGGAGGCGATGACCACCCCCGAGGAGATCTGCGAAATCCAGAATCTCCCCGATCCCCTCTTCGTACAGATGCAGGTCCATGACCGCCCGTTCCGTCTCTGGGACGGCGAGCTGCTCGAATACCGCCGCCGGCTCGATCTGCGCACGGGGGAACTGGTGCGCACCGTGCGCCGGGACGACGGCGAGGGGCGCATCACGCGCTTCGAGTTCCGCCGCTTCTGCGGGATGGACCGCCGTCACCTGATCATGCAGCGGATCTGCGTCACGCCCGAGAATCACGATGCCGTCCTCGCCTTCCGTTCGGGCATCGATGCCGGCCTGAACGACACCTGCGAAGACACCATACACGAAGAAGCCGAAGACGGGTTCACGCTCAGGAGCACGCTCCCGAGCACCGGCGTATCGGTGTTCCAGGCCGTGCGGCACCGCATCCTCGCAGACGGCCGGCCGGCCGATCCCGCGTGGTCGCGCGGCGAACGACTGCGCCGGCACACCGCATCCACCCGCCTGGAGGTCGCGAAAGGCGAGACGGTCGTCCTCGAAAAAAGCTGCGCGCTGTACTCGTCGCGGGATCCGGACCTCGACGATCCCGCCGAGGCCGCGGTCGAGCTGGCCGACCGCGCGGCGGCGGAGGGCTACGACGCAGCGTTCGGCTCACACGCCGAGGCCTGGCGGCGTCTCTGGCGCGAGACGGACATCCGCATCGAAAACGGTCCCGACGACCAGCGCATGATCCGGTTTGCGATCTTTCATCTGATCATCGCCTCTCCCCACCCCGACTCTTCGGTGAGCATCGCCGCAAAATCGCTGAGCGGCTACGGCTACGGGGGATGTGTGTTCTGGGACGACGACATCAATCTCGCGCCCTTCTACCAGTGGGCACTCCCGGAATACGCGCGCTCCCACCACCGCTACCGGACCCGGATGCTGGACGCCGCCCGCGAATATGCGCAATCCGAAGGCCGCGAAGGCGCGCGCTACCCGTGGCAGAGTTCGGTCTCGGGCCACGAGCACGCGCCCGTATCCATCAACTGCAGCCGCACCCAGATCCACGTCGTACCCGACGTCGCCCATTCCATCTTCCGCTACGCGGCCACCTCCGGCGACCGCGAATTCCTCTACCGCCACGGGCTGGAAGCGGCCGTGGAGAGCAGCCGCTACATGATGCAGCGCCTGGTCCGCCACGAGGCGGAGGATCGTTACGAGATTCACGGCGTCGGCGGCCCCGACGAGTACCATCCGATCACGAACAACAACGCCTACACCAACTGGACGACGGCGGAGGTGCTGCTCCGCACCGCCGATGCGCTCGACGCACTGCGCGCGGAAGACGCAGACCGCGCGCGAGAACTCGAGGCCCGCCTGCAGCTCCGCGACGGCGAGCCGGCCCGCTGGCGCGAGGCCGGACAGAAAATGTTCCGGCCCGTGGACGAGACGACGGGGCTGATCCCGCAGTGCGACGGGTTCTTCGACCTGCAGGACGACTGGGAGCGCGTGGGTTCGGACTGGGGCGGGCCGGGGGCGGAGTATCATCGCTGCAAGGGGATCAAGCAGCCGGACGTCATCCTGCTGCTCACGCTCTTCCCCGAACAGTTCGAGCGACGGCACTGGGTCGCCAACTGGGATTACTACGAACGATTCATTCTGCACGGCTCGTCGCTCAGCCCCTCTATCCACGCCCTGGCGGCCGCGAAGATCGGCCTCGTCCAGCGCGCGCGGTACTATTTCCGGCTGGCCGGATCGTTCGATTTCGAGGACTACAACAACGACTCGGAAGCAGGTATTCACATCGGCAACTGCGGGGGCCTGTGGCAGGCGGCGATCTACGGGTTCGCCGGGCTGGAATTACGCGGCGACACGCTGTACTTCGACCCCCATCTGCCTGAAGAATGGGGGGCCATTTCGTTCCGCCTGCATTTTCGGGGACAGGCCGTCGATGCCGCGGTCCGGTCAGGCGGGGTCGAGATCCGCGCCGACGAAAGCAATCCGGCCCCGGTTCGCATAGGCGGGTTCGGCCGCACGGATGAAGTGCGCGCCGGTGAGACGAAGGAACTGACCGGCCACGCCTCGTGACGGCCCGTCGTACCAACCTGCGCGTTCCCTGTATACATCGAGTTCAGTACGTAAAAGCGTAAAACCCGGAGGAAGAGGCATGAGATCGATGATGAAAGGCGTGCGAACACGAACGGGCATTATGATCGCTCTGATCGTACTGGGGCTCCAGACGATCTCGCGGGCGGCCGTGAACGCGTCGCTCAAGGCAAACCGGCCGTGGAATTTTATCGTCATCCTGCTCGACGACGCCGGCTGGCGCGACCTCGGGTTTACCGGCAATCCGTACATAGAGACGCCCCACATCGACCGGCTCGCCGAACAGGGCATGATCTTTACCGCGGCCCATGCCACCCACCCCTTTTCCGCTCCCTCGCGCCAGAGCATGCTGACGGGCCAGTGGCCCGCGCGCACGGCCTGGACGCGGCGCGGAGAACTCAACCGCCCCGATATGCCGCGCCCCAATGCGCCCTACTCCCCGACCTGGGCGCCGGCGTGGACCCAACAGCGCCCCGAGTTCGCCAGCATTGCGGAAATGCTCAAGAGCAAGGACTATGCTACCGCCCATATCGGAAAATGGCACTTCGGCAATGTCGGCGGCGACGTGACGCCGGAGAGCGAGGGCTTCGACGTCAATTTCGGCGGCGCGGAGACGACGGGCGCGATTAAGAATTACTTCGCCCCGTTTCAGGGTCTGCCCGGCGACGTGGACTCGAAGCCGGGCGAGTACCTGACCCGCCGACTGACCGATGAGACGCTCGACTTCATTCGCGCGAACCGCGAGCGGCCCTTCTACGTGCAGCTGTGGCATTACGCGCCGCACACCCCGATCATGGCACCCGAAAAAGAAGTGCAGTACTACCGCGAAAAGAAGGAACGAATCGGCGACGCGTCGCTCAACCCCACCTACGCCGCCATGCTTGACGTCGTCGACCAGGGCGTCGGCCGCGTCCTGGAGACGCTGGAGGAACTGGGCATCCGGGATCGGACGGTGATCCTGCTCAGTTCCGATAACGGGGGGCGTGAGCTTTTCGGATCGGTCCCGATCACCTCCGTGGACCCCTACCGCGGCGAGAAACGCTACACTTATCTCGGCGGCTTGCGGGTACCGATGGCCATCCACTGGCCGGGTGCCGTGCAGGGCGCCAGGTCAGATCTCCCCGTGTGCATCATGGATTTCTATCCCACGATTCTCGACATCGCGGGCGTCCCGCTCCCTGAAGAACAGCCCACGGACGGGATCAGCCTGAAACCCCTGCTGACCACCGGACGGCAGCCGGATCTCGGGCGGCGCCCACTCTTCTGGTACAACGTGACCGCGCTGCTGGGCGACGACGCGACCCCGGTCGTTCCGGTCGCCGCGTTGCAGCGCGGCCCCTGGCGTCTGGTACGGAATTTCGGCCTGCCGCCGGAACTCTATCATGTCGGGGACGATCCCGGCGAAAGCCGGAACCTGGCCGACCGGAACCCTGAAGTGCTCGCCGCCCTGCAGAAGACGCTCGCGGGCTGGCTCAAGGACACCGGCATCGCCCTCCCCACACCCAACTCGCAGTACGACCCGGATTACGTCATTCCGCGTCAGGTCTCCGGGGAGATCCTCCCCCGCGACCTCTCCCCCGTACGCGAATGGGAACCCGGTGCAGCGAACAGTTCGTGGCGCGCCCGGCGGATGATCACGCTCGCGCGCGACCGCGGGGTGCTGCGCATGAAATCCGGGGGCGTCTACCCGGTCGCCGGTACGGCGGACGCGGAAGGGCTCACCGCCGGGCGGTATGCCGTGCAGGTGGAACTGAAGGTGGCCACGGGAGGGAGAATCCGGTTCAGCTGCCACGACCGTAAAAGCCGGACCACGACGGTCGAATTCTTCCCGAAGCGGGACGGCTCGTGGCACACGCTCACCGGGGTGTTCGAGATCGGCCACGAGCCGGAATCGTTCAGCCTGGCCGCGCCTACGCATCTCAACATGGGCGGTCACTACGATCCCTCGACCCAACCCGACTACATCGAGGTACGCGCCATCCGGCTCTACAGGATGGCCTACGAATGAGAGCCACCCCATGGCATTGTTTTTTTTATTAAACATCATATGCATATCGATATTCTAAACAGAGCCGGGATTTAGGATTGTGTACGTATTACCGTTTAGGGGGGAACGATCATGAGTCGCAGCCGCAGAGACTTTCTTCGATCTTTGGCCTGGACCGGCGCGGCGGCCGCTGCGTCGGGTACCGCCGCAACGGCGGGACGTCCCACCCGGCCCAACATCGTCCTCCTCTTCGCCGACGACCTCGGTTATGCAGACATCGGGCTGCATGGTGCGCAGGATCTCAAGACCCCGAACATCGATGCCCTCGGCCTGAACGGGATGCAGTTTGAGCAGGGGTATGTGACCTACCCCGCCTGCGGTCCGTCGCGCGCCAGTCTGATGACGGGGCGTCATCACCACCGGATCGGATTCCCGACCAACCCGGACCAGGTGATTCCGACCCGCCCCGGCAATCCGCGCGGGCTCTCGCAGGAGGAAATTACACTGCCCGAGCTGTTAAAGCGCCGGGGCTACGCCACCGGCATGGTCGGCAAGTGGCACCTCGGTCATTCGTTCGACGACCACCCGATCAAGCACGGGTTCGACGAGTTCTACGGCTTCATGGGTTCGCTCTACCGCTACTTCGATCTCGGGAATCTGAAGCCCCCGAAATGCATCATGCGCGGGACCGAGCGCGTCCATGAGAAGGAATACCTGACCTACGCCTTCGCGCGGGAGGCCAACCACTTTATCGCGCGTCACCGCGATGAACCTTTCTTCCTGTACGTGGCTTTCAATGCCGTGCACACGCCGCTGATGGATGATGAGGATCCGGGTCCGGTCGACATTCCGTTGAACGGGGTCGACGATCCCCGCGAGAACCGCAAGACGTACATCAACATGGTCGAAGCGCTCGATACCGCGGTGGGGGATATCCGCGCGAAGCTGCGCGAGGCGGGACTGGAGGAAAACACCCTCGTCTTTTTCATCAGCGATAACGGCGGTGCGCGCAAGACGGGCGCCTACCGTAACGACCCGTTGCGCGACTACAAAGGCACGCTGTTTGAAGGCGGTATCCGCGTTCCCTTCCTCGCGGAATGGCCCGGTACGATCCCCGCCGGCTCGCGGTATCAGCCCGTCGTCTCCTCGATGGACGTCTACGCGACCTGCGCCCGTCTCGCCGGGGCCTCGCTGCCCGGCGACCGCGTCTACGACTCGGCGGATCTGACGCCCGTGCTCGCCGGCCGCAGCGCAAAACCGCTCCATGACGAACCTCTCTTCTGGAAAGCCCAGGGGATGAAAGCGGTGAGGGACGGCGACTGGAAGCTGGTCGTCACCCGCGACGGCAGGCCGCATCTTTACGACATCCGCAATGACATTGGCGAAGAAGTGGATCTCGCCACAGTTTATCCCGAACGAACCCGTACGCTAATGCGCGCATTTGAGCGCTGGGAAGCGACGCTGCCGCCGCCGGACTTCAAGCGGTTTCCCGCCGAAGAATACCGCCGCTGGGAAAAGCGACAGGAGCGCGCCTCCGGATGAAACGCCGCGCCTTCACACTGATCGAACTGCTGGTGGTCATCGCGATCGTCGCCCTGCTGCTCAGCATCCTGTTCCCGCTGATCGAGCAGGGCGTCTCGTTCGCGCGCGACGCGCAGTGCAAATCCAACCTCCGCAATCTGGCCATCGCCCAGAAACAGTATACTGCCGACCACGGCATCCATACCTTCGTCTGGGGCAATAACGATGAAGGCTCGCCCTACGAGGGGATACCGTGGTACGCCCTGCGCTGGGAGCACAGCCTGTTGCCCTATACCAAGGACTCCCCCGGCGACCAGTTCCGCGTCCCCAACTATGAGGTCCTCGAGAAGCTGATGTACGAGGGCGTGTATCGCTGTCCCGAGATTCCCGCCGACACCCCCGATCCGCTCGACGACTCAGGCACCAAGACCTACCGCATGTCCTACTCGATGAACAAGTGGCTCAGCCAGGAAAACTCCAAAGCCCGAAACATCAATGTGTACAGGCACAGCATGTGGAACCCCCAGCTTGTACAGCACCCCGCCAAAACCCTGCTCTATAATCGACAGCCATAACCGGCCCTGGCTTTACTGGAAGGACGACTTTGATCCGGACGAGGAGACGCCCGGGCAGATCGAATACCGCCACGACGGGCACGCCAATATGTGCTTTTACGACGAACACGTGGAAGAGCTTACCGAATATTAGGGACAAATAATTTCCGAGGAAGATCCTTCGCGGGGGACGCACTATAACTACGAGGTCGATTCACGGGTCTATCTGATCCGCCATCGCTGAGCGGATAGTTCCCTTTTTGCAGACGCCGCGAAGAATACGGATGACACCACCGCGTAAGAACGAGTAGACAAGCACGATGAACCGGATCACGCGACGATCGTTCAATGCCGGAGCCCTCACGCTGCCCGCGCTCGCTGCGGCGGTGTCGGACGAACGCGGTCGTCGGCCTAACATCCTCTGGATCACGGCGGAGGACATGGGTCCTCATCTCGGAGCGTACGGGGACGCCTGCGCGAAGACGCCCCGGCTCGACCGCCTCGCCGGGGAGGGCATGCTGTTTCTGCGCTGTTTCAGCAATGCGCCGGTCTGCGGGCCGGCGCGCTCCACACTCATTACCGGCCGCTATCCGCCGTCGCTCGGAAGCCAGAACATGCGCACCCGCGTTCCGTTCGCCGGACGCACCTTCAGCGGAATGCTTCGCGAACACGGCTACTACTGCTCCAACCATCATAAGGAGGATTACCACTTCCCCACCCCGCCGGAGGCGTGGGACGACAGTTCGCGCG
It contains:
- a CDS encoding glycoside hydrolase family 65 protein translates to MTDGEKDIAASADAAGWTIEEHSYHPAREPLGGTQYCIGNGYMGLRGSYEELGTKDVQGLFVAGVFHRRLRKQFCRADTFCRKQYIFDEEAMTTPEEICEIQNLPDPLFVQMQVHDRPFRLWDGELLEYRRRLDLRTGELVRTVRRDDGEGRITRFEFRRFCGMDRRHLIMQRICVTPENHDAVLAFRSGIDAGLNDTCEDTIHEEAEDGFTLRSTLPSTGVSVFQAVRHRILADGRPADPAWSRGERLRRHTASTRLEVAKGETVVLEKSCALYSSRDPDLDDPAEAAVELADRAAAEGYDAAFGSHAEAWRRLWRETDIRIENGPDDQRMIRFAIFHLIIASPHPDSSVSIAAKSLSGYGYGGCVFWDDDINLAPFYQWALPEYARSHHRYRTRMLDAAREYAQSEGREGARYPWQSSVSGHEHAPVSINCSRTQIHVVPDVAHSIFRYAATSGDREFLYRHGLEAAVESSRYMMQRLVRHEAEDRYEIHGVGGPDEYHPITNNNAYTNWTTAEVLLRTADALDALRAEDADRARELEARLQLRDGEPARWREAGQKMFRPVDETTGLIPQCDGFFDLQDDWERVGSDWGGPGAEYHRCKGIKQPDVILLLTLFPEQFERRHWVANWDYYERFILHGSSLSPSIHALAAAKIGLVQRARYYFRLAGSFDFEDYNNDSEAGIHIGNCGGLWQAAIYGFAGLELRGDTLYFDPHLPEEWGAISFRLHFRGQAVDAAVRSGGVEIRADESNPAPVRIGGFGRTDEVRAGETKELTGHAS
- a CDS encoding sulfatase, with the protein product MRSMMKGVRTRTGIMIALIVLGLQTISRAAVNASLKANRPWNFIVILLDDAGWRDLGFTGNPYIETPHIDRLAEQGMIFTAAHATHPFSAPSRQSMLTGQWPARTAWTRRGELNRPDMPRPNAPYSPTWAPAWTQQRPEFASIAEMLKSKDYATAHIGKWHFGNVGGDVTPESEGFDVNFGGAETTGAIKNYFAPFQGLPGDVDSKPGEYLTRRLTDETLDFIRANRERPFYVQLWHYAPHTPIMAPEKEVQYYREKKERIGDASLNPTYAAMLDVVDQGVGRVLETLEELGIRDRTVILLSSDNGGRELFGSVPITSVDPYRGEKRYTYLGGLRVPMAIHWPGAVQGARSDLPVCIMDFYPTILDIAGVPLPEEQPTDGISLKPLLTTGRQPDLGRRPLFWYNVTALLGDDATPVVPVAALQRGPWRLVRNFGLPPELYHVGDDPGESRNLADRNPEVLAALQKTLAGWLKDTGIALPTPNSQYDPDYVIPRQVSGEILPRDLSPVREWEPGAANSSWRARRMITLARDRGVLRMKSGGVYPVAGTADAEGLTAGRYAVQVELKVATGGRIRFSCHDRKSRTTTVEFFPKRDGSWHTLTGVFEIGHEPESFSLAAPTHLNMGGHYDPSTQPDYIEVRAIRLYRMAYE
- a CDS encoding sulfatase-like hydrolase/transferase encodes the protein MSRSRRDFLRSLAWTGAAAAASGTAATAGRPTRPNIVLLFADDLGYADIGLHGAQDLKTPNIDALGLNGMQFEQGYVTYPACGPSRASLMTGRHHHRIGFPTNPDQVIPTRPGNPRGLSQEEITLPELLKRRGYATGMVGKWHLGHSFDDHPIKHGFDEFYGFMGSLYRYFDLGNLKPPKCIMRGTERVHEKEYLTYAFAREANHFIARHRDEPFFLYVAFNAVHTPLMDDEDPGPVDIPLNGVDDPRENRKTYINMVEALDTAVGDIRAKLREAGLEENTLVFFISDNGGARKTGAYRNDPLRDYKGTLFEGGIRVPFLAEWPGTIPAGSRYQPVVSSMDVYATCARLAGASLPGDRVYDSADLTPVLAGRSAKPLHDEPLFWKAQGMKAVRDGDWKLVVTRDGRPHLYDIRNDIGEEVDLATVYPERTRTLMRAFERWEATLPPPDFKRFPAEEYRRWEKRQERASG